DNA sequence from the Selenomonas timonae genome:
AGGTAGATTTCGACAAGGCACAAGAGATACGGAAACGGAGAGCCGCGCAGTCTAGCAATCGGAATCCTGTTCTTCTTCCGTTTTCCGGAATGGTGAAATGCGGATGTTGCGGCGGCGGCTTCAGCAGAAGAACTGCCGGGAAGTACAGGCGATGGGGTTGCAACACAAGGGAGCGGAAAGGTAGGGAATCCTGTGACAGCCGTCCGATCAAGGAAGAGGAGCTTGTGGCTGCGGTTAGAACCGTCATGGAGAAGGATGATTTCGATACTGCGGAACTCAGGCGCAAGGTGTCCAAGATTGTCATTCACGGTGATCGAATCGACTTCCATCTTGTCAACGGACGCATAAAAAAGATTGCCCGCATCTATAACGGGCAACGCGGCAGTAATCCCTTTACGAACAAAGTCTACTGTACTTCCTGCGGCAGCAAGTGTGAGCGGGATACATGGATGAAGGGAACTAAGGTGTGGTCTTGCAGTCAGCCGCGCACAAAATGCCGACTGAAACGGCTGCCCGAATCCGAGCTGAGGGAAGCTGCGGCATCCTTCTTTGGCAATGGCTACGAGGGCAAGATTGTGCAGAACGTCGAGCGGATCACCATATCCGATGATACAGTGATTTTCCATTTGAAAGAAGGAGGCGCATACCGATGGCAAAGACAGTGCGGATGATTCCTGCAACTCCCAGAGTGTTTCGGTCGGAAGTTACGGCAGAACCAAGACGGCGCAGGACGGCAGGATATGCCAGAGTTTCGACCGATCATGAAGAACAGGCTTCCAGTTACGAAATGCAGATGGCGCATTACAAGAACTACATCGAGAGCCGTGCAGACTGGGATTTCGTCGGTATGTATTCGGACGAGGGCATCAGCGGCACCAACACAAAGAAGCGTGACGGCTTCAACCAGATGATCGAGGATGCCCTTGCCGGCAAGATCGACCTCATCATCACAAAGTCCGTCAGCCGTTTCGCGAGAAACACCGTGGATTCTCTGCAGAATGTCCGTAAGCTCAAGGAAAACGGTGTAGAGATTTACTTCGAAAAAGAGAACATATGGACGTTCGACACGCGCGGAGATGTCTTACGCTCCGATTTGATACAATGCAACGATGGGGTCCAATCCGTCAGACCGCTTGGGATATAGGGGTTCACGATACTGCTGCTCCTAGGCAGTCTTTTCTTTTGCCCGAAACTCGATGGCGTCGGAGTTGTCGGGGACATACTCTATTAACGATGAATACCCTATTAACGATTGCTGGGGGGAATCGTTAAGCTAGTATGTCAATTGTTAAGATAATAAAAAACATATTTAAGCATAATAAAACATCATCAAATATATGAAGACAGATAAAAACCGTTGATATTTCAAAAAAAGTTTGCTATTCTTGTAGTCGGTAGATGTTTATTGGCTCGTTAGGAGGTGTAACATGAGCACGGAAGAGCAAGTCAGCGAGAATTGGATAGGATTAGAACAAGCAGCCATACATTTGGGTGTTCGTCCCATAACTGTGCGTGATTGGATAAAGAAGAAAACGGGGATTCCAGCCCACAAAATTGGTAAACTCTGGAAGTTTAAGTTATCCGAGCTGGACGAATGGGTCAAGAGCGGAAAAAGTGCAATAGATTAAGGGATAGATAATTTGTGAGGGGAAATATGGACACATTAGGTGTATTTAACGACATAAAGACAAAATTTAAAGAGACTGATTTTGGAATTGATGACTCCGTTATAATATGTGGTGATTCCTTAGAGTTGCTAAGACAAATTCCAGACCATAGCATTGCGCTGATATTGACTGATCCTCCATATCATTCAACCAGGAAAAAGAACATTATAGGCGATACGAGTTTTTCAAAAGACGAAGATTACATTGACTGGATGCGTCAATTTGCAATCGAGTGGAAAAGGGTATTAAAGTATAATGGTAGCATTTTTTGCTTTTGTTCCTCAACGATGTCTGCACAATTGCAGATGATGTTCTCGGACTATTTTAATATACTTTCGGAAATAACGTGGACAAAACCTAATGCTCCAGGGTATGACGGTTGGAAACAAAAAATGAAAAAAGAGTCTTTGCGTCAGTGGTATCCGCATTCGGAGAAAATACTGTTTCTTGAGGGGGCAGAGGATGGAAATCTTTTCAAGAGTTATTTTGGTAGCCAGCTTACAAAATGGCGTAAAACGGCAAAGATGTCCATGAAAGAGTTGGCTGAGATAACTAAATCTTACGGGAAGATAAATCACGGTGGAGCAGTGGCGAATTGGGAAGTAGGCAGAAATATTCCGAGCAAAGCGCAATATGATAGATTAAAAGACGCATTAACAGGGGCGGGAGTAAATGGTATACCTGATTATGAGGATATAATACGTCCCTTTAATGTCTGTAAGGATGTCGAGTTTACCGATGTATGGACATTTGAAAATGTACGGCAGTATAGAGGTAAACATCCTGCCGAAAAACCGATTGACTTACTAGAACACGCAATTAGTGCGACTACATTTGAGGGGGACATCGTTCTGGACTGTTTCTCTGGTTCCGGCTCCACAGGGGTTGCAGCAACACGTTTAAAGAGACTGAGCATACTCATGGAGATCGACCCCAAGTGGTGCAACTATGCATCAAATAAGCTGAGAGGAGAATATTTCTTCGGGAATGAATTATTAACGAGAGCTCAGTAACAACCTGCCCCCCAAAAAGTTAGACTTAGAAAATCTAGCTTTTGGGGGGCACTACATATTGTGTACTCGTTTGTTTAATGACAGAGATTAATCCTGATCGATAAACCCTGCTTTTTTATTGGTCTTCAGTACTGATTGCATCCATGTTAATGTTTGAGCTATTCCCGAATCTTTGACAACTACATTACAGAAATGATGCCCCCAGCCCAGATTATATGGCTTATGGTTAAATGCACCGAACTTCAGTTCATCAATATGGAAAAGATTAACTTGTGTAACGGTTAGATCTGGGACTTCTCTTCCCTCAGGTTGCTTCACACGATTGAGAAATTCACGGCCAGAAAGTTCTTTTAGGCATAAAGGGCAAATCGTGTGCCGTTGGCTGTTGATGATACGCATTTCCATTAATCTTCCGTAATCAAGAAGACCTTGTTCTTCGCACAACTTAAGTATTCGTTCTTTTCGGGAGAGTGCATCCTCTTTTGTCATTCCGTTTTCGGATGCTACTTCTACGGCATCATAACAGAGCCAGTATTCTGCCTCAAGTTGCTGACGGCAAGCAGCAATAGTGGCTTGATTGGCATATTCATACAGACGAATCCCTGCACCTTTG
Encoded proteins:
- a CDS encoding helix-turn-helix domain-containing protein, with protein sequence MSTEEQVSENWIGLEQAAIHLGVRPITVRDWIKKKTGIPAHKIGKLWKFKLSELDEWVKSGKSAID
- a CDS encoding DNA-methyltransferase; the encoded protein is MDTLGVFNDIKTKFKETDFGIDDSVIICGDSLELLRQIPDHSIALILTDPPYHSTRKKNIIGDTSFSKDEDYIDWMRQFAIEWKRVLKYNGSIFCFCSSTMSAQLQMMFSDYFNILSEITWTKPNAPGYDGWKQKMKKESLRQWYPHSEKILFLEGAEDGNLFKSYFGSQLTKWRKTAKMSMKELAEITKSYGKINHGGAVANWEVGRNIPSKAQYDRLKDALTGAGVNGIPDYEDIIRPFNVCKDVEFTDVWTFENVRQYRGKHPAEKPIDLLEHAISATTFEGDIVLDCFSGSGSTGVAATRLKRLSILMEIDPKWCNYASNKLRGEYFFGNELLTRAQ
- a CDS encoding BstXI family restriction endonuclease is translated as MTQKKRLPKLPQLLERKISKTGQTRGADDDVIYQNRVGRNNTVLIPFHQWIQDGNLRKLARENIFEKGYIVLIPPSEYFSWEDPQKTLFENALVLGNNALIFYETRSDWDSHSPEMLKWKAANCRQAPLGGEYVARVPATTANDAEKAKKINLGYASQSPKGAGIRLYEYANQATIAACRQQLEAEYWLCYDAVEVASENGMTKEDALSRKERILKLCEEQGLLDYGRLMEMRIINSQRHTICPLCLKELSGREFLNRVKQPEGREVPDLTVTQVNLFHIDELKFGAFNHKPYNLGWGHHFCNVVVKDSGIAQTLTWMQSVLKTNKKAGFIDQD